Proteins encoded in a region of the Enterococcus gilvus ATCC BAA-350 genome:
- a CDS encoding helix-turn-helix domain-containing protein codes for MLDVERIKQRLSEKQLTEYRLAKNIGTSTAHMSRLMTGDIKDPRFELVCKIADALDITVDELRKKDE; via the coding sequence ATGTTAGATGTAGAACGTATAAAACAACGGTTAAGCGAAAAACAATTGACAGAGTACCGCCTAGCTAAAAATATCGGCACATCAACAGCGCACATGTCACGACTTATGACTGGAGACATAAAAGACCCGAGATTTGAACTTGTCTGCAAAATAGCAGATGCACTTGATATCACAGTAGATGAATTGAGAAAGAAGGATGAATGA
- a CDS encoding YqaJ viral recombinase family protein yields MMVKKSTIEMTHNEWLEDRRKGIGGSDVGTILGLNKWKSPYQLWLEKTGQVELDDSNSEPAYWGNVLEEIVAKEFTERTGKKVRRRNQVFEHALHPFLRANIDRDVVGENAILECKTANSFLSKEWDGEEIPMSYLCQIQHYMNVLNREFAYVAVLIGGQKFIWKKVERDQELIDIITERLVEFWEINVITGMEPPIDGSDATAEFIKNHYSTEGTEEISLSSEYDELIESKRDLKKSEKEIQTQIKKIDNQIKSELGKNDAVVGISPKFIVSWKSQERTSLDKKLLAEKYPEVVKDSSIYKTSSFKRLAEKEIK; encoded by the coding sequence ATGATGGTGAAAAAATCAACAATCGAAATGACTCACAACGAATGGCTTGAAGACAGAAGAAAAGGTATTGGCGGATCTGATGTTGGAACTATTCTTGGATTAAATAAGTGGAAATCACCTTATCAACTATGGCTAGAGAAAACAGGACAAGTGGAACTGGATGATTCAAATAGCGAACCAGCCTATTGGGGCAATGTTTTAGAAGAAATAGTCGCAAAAGAATTTACCGAACGAACTGGAAAAAAAGTTCGCCGTCGTAATCAAGTATTTGAGCACGCGTTGCATCCATTTTTGAGAGCCAATATTGATCGAGATGTTGTCGGTGAAAATGCCATATTGGAATGTAAAACAGCGAATAGCTTCTTATCAAAAGAATGGGATGGCGAAGAGATCCCAATGAGCTATCTTTGTCAAATACAACATTATATGAACGTTTTAAATAGAGAATTTGCGTACGTCGCTGTCTTAATTGGTGGACAAAAGTTCATTTGGAAAAAGGTAGAACGGGATCAAGAATTGATTGACATAATAACTGAGCGACTAGTCGAATTTTGGGAAATCAATGTTATTACAGGAATGGAACCACCTATCGATGGTAGCGACGCTACCGCCGAGTTTATAAAGAATCACTATTCAACAGAGGGAACCGAAGAAATCAGTTTATCTAGCGAATATGACGAATTGATCGAAAGTAAACGGGACCTAAAGAAATCAGAAAAGGAAATTCAGACTCAGATTAAGAAGATCGATAACCAAATAAAATCGGAACTTGGAAAAAATGATGCAGTGGTCGGTATAAGCCCTAAATTCATTGTTTCGTGGAAGTCACAAGAACGGACTTCACTTGATAAAAAGCTGTTAGCTGAGAAATATCCAGAAGTAGTAAAAGATTCTAGTATTTACAAAACGTCTAGTTTTAAACGACTAGCTGAAAAGGAGATCAAATAA
- a CDS encoding class I SAM-dependent methyltransferase — protein sequence MAKVLDACCGSRMFWFDKDNPITTYMDKRQYYEELDTGHIINVDPDVLADFTEMPFSDNEFDLVVFDPPHMVNAGENSWLAKKYGKLDGNWPKMIHDGFNECMRVLKPNGTLVFKWNTDQISFREVLSYIDHKPLFGDKRSKTRWTVFLKEVS from the coding sequence TTGGCAAAAGTATTAGATGCCTGTTGTGGTAGTCGGATGTTTTGGTTTGATAAGGACAATCCAATCACAACATATATGGACAAAAGGCAATATTACGAGGAGTTAGATACAGGGCACATAATCAATGTTGATCCAGACGTTCTGGCCGATTTTACAGAAATGCCCTTTTCTGATAATGAGTTTGATTTAGTCGTATTTGATCCGCCGCATATGGTCAATGCTGGTGAAAATTCATGGTTGGCCAAAAAGTACGGCAAGCTTGACGGCAACTGGCCAAAAATGATTCACGATGGATTCAATGAGTGTATGAGAGTTTTAAAACCTAATGGAACGCTAGTTTTCAAATGGAATACTGATCAAATTAGTTTCAGAGAAGTATTATCCTATATCGATCACAAGCCTTTATTTGGTGATAAACGTAGTAAAACACGTTGGACAGTTTTCTTAAAAGAAGTCAGCTAA
- a CDS encoding tyrosine-type recombinase/integrase codes for MEMKEQFINSVIRNMEPELEVNQLKKLKIVLTINLNHIRVEKENTDLVIYDESGDIAAYKQYFVSMKLRNLSNGTIELAMRTIDAFQRSVKKQYKDVSTQDIRLYIAYRDMKDHLSSATLNRERGCICRFYTWLFEEEYIPKNPAKRVEPIKVEKRLKKAFTPIEVELMRNACRKPKEKAVFELLLSTGCRVTELTMLAMENYDQQRGTITVIGKGNKERTVFVNARAKVAIDNYLMIKPHFEGSIICGLHGVGTQMTSNGIQKMVKEIAKRAHVAHAHPHKFRRTAATFALKRGMSLNDVRRFLGHTDVDTTLQYIDTSGSDLKLEHEKYVA; via the coding sequence GTGGAAATGAAAGAGCAGTTTATAAATTCTGTCATTCGTAACATGGAGCCTGAACTTGAAGTTAATCAACTTAAGAAATTGAAAATTGTACTAACAATCAATTTAAATCATATACGTGTTGAAAAAGAGAATACTGATCTGGTCATATACGATGAATCGGGTGACATTGCTGCATATAAACAATATTTTGTGTCAATGAAACTGCGCAATTTATCCAATGGAACGATAGAACTCGCTATGAGGACAATCGACGCCTTCCAAAGATCAGTGAAGAAACAATACAAGGACGTATCAACTCAAGACATTCGGTTGTATATCGCGTACCGCGACATGAAGGATCATTTATCAAGTGCCACTTTGAATCGTGAACGCGGGTGCATCTGCAGGTTCTATACATGGCTGTTCGAGGAAGAATATATCCCCAAGAACCCAGCAAAACGTGTTGAACCTATTAAGGTGGAGAAGCGACTAAAAAAAGCCTTCACACCGATTGAAGTGGAACTAATGCGGAACGCCTGTAGGAAACCAAAAGAAAAAGCAGTATTTGAACTATTGCTTAGCACGGGGTGTCGAGTCACTGAGTTAACCATGCTAGCAATGGAAAATTACGACCAACAAAGAGGGACCATTACAGTGATTGGAAAAGGCAATAAGGAGCGCACGGTCTTCGTCAACGCTCGCGCTAAAGTGGCAATTGATAATTACTTAATGATTAAACCACATTTTGAAGGTTCGATCATATGCGGACTTCATGGAGTTGGAACACAGATGACTTCGAATGGCATTCAAAAAATGGTCAAAGAGATTGCAAAGCGTGCTCATGTAGCTCACGCACATCCGCATAAGTTTCGAAGAACTGCAGCAACGTTTGCTCTGAAGAGAGGAATGAGCCTAAACGATGTAAGGCGCTTTCTTGGACACACGGATGTTGATACGACGCTGCAATATATTGATACTAGCGGATCGGATCTGAAGTTAGAACACGAGAAATATGTCGCATAA
- a CDS encoding YopX family protein, protein MIPKFRAWVKPGVLSNHPDGVVADAKPDFLGMECLVKRDDLKGKKCFTEIFDFEDIELMQSTGLKDKNGVEIFEGDVGWDDHLEVNGKVIYDEGKFIYEWENICDDLCEVNADIDVIGNIYENPELLEAIE, encoded by the coding sequence ATGATACCGAAGTTTAGAGCTTGGGTAAAACCAGGAGTTTTATCAAACCATCCCGACGGAGTAGTTGCGGATGCAAAACCCGACTTTTTAGGAATGGAATGCTTAGTAAAGAGAGACGATTTAAAAGGTAAAAAGTGCTTTACTGAAATATTTGATTTTGAAGACATCGAACTCATGCAATCAACAGGACTGAAAGACAAGAACGGCGTGGAGATATTTGAAGGGGATGTAGGATGGGATGACCACTTAGAAGTAAATGGAAAAGTAATTTACGATGAAGGAAAATTCATTTATGAATGGGAAAATATCTGCGACGATCTCTGTGAAGTTAATGCTGATATAGATGTTATCGGCAACATCTATGAGAATCCGGAGTTGTTGGAGGCGATAGAATGA
- a CDS encoding DUF1064 domain-containing protein has protein sequence MTIRKRTKYGNKKVYRYGHWFDSIAEADYYPIAVAYAKEYGYELKLQDRIDIMPTLKLNEWAIKKTQYVADYSFYHRGEIVRLVDVKGVETKDFRLKAKMIARELGIVIVLAKKTRYGFVHYPFNMPTSKRKEVRL, from the coding sequence ATGACTATTCGTAAACGAACCAAATACGGCAACAAAAAAGTTTATCGGTACGGTCATTGGTTCGATTCAATCGCTGAGGCTGACTATTATCCTATCGCCGTTGCCTACGCGAAAGAGTATGGCTATGAGCTGAAACTTCAGGATCGCATTGATATTATGCCGACTTTAAAGCTAAACGAGTGGGCGATTAAAAAGACGCAGTACGTCGCTGATTACTCCTTTTATCACCGAGGGGAAATCGTTCGTCTTGTGGATGTAAAAGGCGTTGAGACAAAGGATTTCCGCTTGAAAGCCAAGATGATCGCTAGAGAGCTAGGCATAGTAATTGTCTTAGCAAAAAAGACCCGATATGGATTTGTTCACTACCCTTTCAATATGCCAACAAGCAAGAGAAAAGAGGTTCGCTTATGA
- the terS gene encoding phage terminase small subunit has protein sequence MKKYEQAFEDYQKGLKYREIAEKYNVSISTVKTWKSRHWSKEKVATKDATIPNNKGAPESNKNAVTHGLFANWLPEETLEIMNEVATSKPEDILWSNIMIQYTAIIRAQKIMYVYDGDLSKEVSKWSSSESGSSEEYAIQYAWDKQANFMNAQSRAMSTLANLIKQFVAIADEQDERRKKLELMNTQVDLAKAQLKQLDDDYDPSEEQTVIVDDIPLVESEVDSNGDASQDEASD, from the coding sequence GTGAAGAAATACGAGCAAGCTTTTGAGGATTATCAAAAAGGGCTGAAATATCGAGAGATTGCCGAGAAATACAATGTATCAATCAGCACAGTAAAAACTTGGAAGTCTCGACATTGGTCTAAAGAAAAGGTTGCAACCAAGGATGCAACTATTCCAAACAATAAAGGAGCACCAGAAAGCAATAAGAATGCTGTTACACATGGGCTATTTGCTAATTGGCTGCCGGAAGAAACCTTAGAGATCATGAATGAGGTTGCAACCTCTAAACCAGAGGATATCCTTTGGAGCAATATTATGATTCAATACACAGCGATCATTAGGGCGCAAAAAATTATGTATGTTTATGATGGCGATCTTTCGAAAGAAGTATCTAAATGGTCTTCAAGCGAAAGCGGTAGTTCAGAAGAATATGCTATTCAATACGCTTGGGATAAACAAGCAAACTTTATGAATGCTCAATCACGTGCAATGAGTACGCTGGCCAATCTTATTAAACAGTTCGTAGCAATTGCTGACGAACAAGATGAGCGACGTAAGAAACTTGAATTAATGAATACTCAAGTCGATTTAGCGAAAGCTCAATTGAAACAGTTAGATGATGATTACGATCCGTCAGAAGAACAGACGGTGATTGTTGACGACATACCGTTAGTCGAAAGTGAGGTTGATTCAAATGGCGATGCAAGCCAAGACGAAGCCTCAGATTAA
- a CDS encoding DnaD domain-containing protein, producing MDYFKQRREYRKLKQNEIDISIGQNNLYRELLDYANDEDKLDDWFPLKNSALTDLTGLSIPGLAKARNSLTQLNLIEYRQGKKNSDKPQYKITCLYNKRFTNSNTAGLQEVSQKVVQPVSQTVEHKDLTSTIPKLDTNLTDASESNKSKNSKNSAVTYWLNQVNPAEAPFVRQSIEYWVNDFGGQDEIVILAINDMLEHDARNYNYLNKILKNWEELKLDTPEKVKNHLVGKYSKKTQKQAKGRVEQLPDHIANPKTEAEASALARQKLIDLGVTPND from the coding sequence TTGGACTATTTTAAACAAAGACGAGAGTACCGTAAATTGAAACAAAACGAAATCGATATCTCAATTGGTCAAAATAATCTGTATCGCGAGTTATTAGACTACGCGAACGATGAAGACAAATTAGATGACTGGTTTCCTTTGAAAAATTCGGCGCTCACCGATCTTACAGGGCTTTCTATTCCAGGATTAGCTAAAGCTCGTAATAGTCTGACTCAATTGAACCTCATAGAATACAGACAAGGGAAGAAGAATTCCGATAAACCACAGTACAAAATTACCTGCTTGTATAACAAACGGTTTACCAACAGTAACACAGCTGGTTTACAAGAAGTATCACAGAAGGTTGTGCAACCTGTATCACAAACGGTAGAACATAAAGATCTTACTAGTACCATACCTAAACTAGACACTAACTTGACTGATGCTTCTGAATCAAATAAGTCTAAAAATTCAAAAAATAGCGCGGTGACTTACTGGCTGAATCAAGTGAACCCAGCAGAAGCACCTTTCGTTCGACAATCAATTGAATACTGGGTCAATGACTTTGGAGGACAAGACGAGATTGTGATTCTAGCTATCAACGATATGCTTGAACACGATGCTCGCAATTATAACTATCTCAACAAGATATTGAAAAATTGGGAAGAGTTGAAGCTTGATACGCCGGAAAAAGTCAAAAATCACTTAGTAGGCAAGTACAGCAAGAAGACTCAAAAGCAAGCTAAAGGACGTGTCGAACAATTGCCAGATCACATAGCAAACCCGAAAACAGAAGCAGAGGCATCTGCGCTAGCAAGACAAAAACTAATTGACTTGGGAGTGACACCAAATGATTGA
- a CDS encoding recombinase RecT yields MATNDTLKNQLSEQKSQEVSAQSLGFKALMNTPTMKKKFQDILHEKSDSFMGSLMTLVGGDNYLSNAEPMTIIASALKAATMDLPIDKNLGYAYVVPFNRKEKVGKDWVTHNEAQFILGYKGYIQLAQRSGQYKALNALEVYEGQLIEWNPLTEEFIFDYSAKASDKVIGYVGFFELLNGFKKTVYWTKQEIEAHRIKNAKGYDKEKLTGAWKDNYDSMAIKTVLRNLLAKWGILSVEMQTAVTSDEKVFRLDDNDDLIEETALNEAEPIETDRKEAEKVDEKPTNENQTALFNDKQPPLKDDEYPF; encoded by the coding sequence ATGGCCACAAATGATACTTTAAAAAATCAGTTAAGCGAACAGAAATCGCAAGAAGTCAGCGCTCAATCATTAGGGTTCAAAGCATTAATGAATACACCAACTATGAAAAAGAAGTTTCAGGATATTCTCCATGAGAAGTCAGATTCCTTCATGGGATCATTGATGACTTTAGTTGGAGGAGATAACTATCTTTCAAATGCAGAACCAATGACGATTATTGCTTCTGCATTAAAAGCTGCGACCATGGATTTACCCATTGATAAGAATTTAGGTTATGCATATGTCGTTCCATTTAATAGAAAAGAAAAAGTTGGAAAAGACTGGGTCACGCATAATGAAGCGCAATTCATACTAGGATACAAGGGATATATTCAACTAGCCCAACGTTCTGGTCAGTACAAAGCATTGAACGCTTTAGAAGTGTATGAAGGTCAACTGATTGAATGGAATCCCCTCACAGAAGAGTTTATTTTTGATTATTCAGCCAAGGCTTCAGATAAAGTCATCGGTTATGTAGGTTTCTTCGAATTATTGAATGGATTTAAAAAAACAGTTTATTGGACGAAACAAGAAATCGAAGCTCATCGAATTAAAAATGCTAAAGGTTACGACAAAGAAAAATTAACAGGCGCTTGGAAAGATAACTATGATTCGATGGCCATAAAAACAGTACTACGTAACCTTCTTGCTAAATGGGGAATCTTGTCGGTAGAAATGCAGACAGCAGTGACTTCCGATGAAAAAGTATTTCGACTTGATGATAATGACGACTTGATTGAAGAGACCGCATTGAATGAAGCTGAGCCAATCGAAACTGATAGAAAAGAAGCAGAAAAGGTTGATGAAAAACCGACCAATGAAAATCAAACTGCTCTATTTAACGATAAGCAGCCACCATTGAAAGACGATGAATACCCATTTTAA
- a CDS encoding phage portal protein, whose amino-acid sequence MVGEIMGVIQTIKSMFKRGVDSVNMSVNGKDIAKITDHPKIGIDSREYVRIAENFKYYANLFPDINYKSSFGNDKKREFKSLNVTKTAARRLASIIFNEKCKVTLNDPNDRKDVSKEIKEASEFLEQTLYDNNFYNLFELNLEKGIAAGGFAMRPYIDGDKIKISWIRADQFYPLRSNTNEVSECAIATKSIQTEGDTNYYYTLLEFHEWQDEKYVISNELYKSDNSNVVGKQVPLSILYPDLAETVTLEGLQRPLFAYFRTPGANNKSLESPLGAGIVDNSKEILDTINTTHDQFAWEIQLGQRRVVVPAEFLKTDEAHPPMFGTDQNVFAGVYGAENIGVKDITTPIRTVQYKDAISHLIKEFEVQVGLSVGSMNYADDGIKTATEIVSNNSMTYQTRSSYLTMVEKVINELIHSIFELAGYGEMFESEKPLFSIEYDSYLVTVSFEDGIFVDRDKQLENDLKAVTAGVMPKKQFLIRNYNLNEDELEDWLSSLKEELPEAGSSERRSQDALFDLGD is encoded by the coding sequence ATGGTAGGTGAAATCATGGGAGTAATTCAAACGATCAAAAGTATGTTCAAGAGAGGAGTTGATAGTGTGAATATGAGCGTTAACGGAAAAGATATAGCGAAGATCACTGATCACCCAAAAATCGGGATTGATTCGCGAGAGTACGTTCGAATAGCGGAGAACTTCAAATATTACGCTAATTTATTTCCGGATATCAACTATAAAAGTTCATTTGGCAACGATAAAAAACGAGAATTTAAATCATTGAACGTGACTAAGACTGCTGCGAGACGATTGGCTAGTATTATTTTCAATGAAAAATGTAAAGTTACGCTGAACGATCCAAATGATAGAAAGGATGTTTCTAAAGAGATTAAAGAAGCATCTGAATTTTTGGAACAAACATTATACGACAACAATTTCTATAATTTATTCGAATTGAATCTTGAGAAAGGTATCGCTGCAGGAGGATTTGCTATGCGGCCTTACATTGATGGAGATAAGATTAAAATCTCGTGGATTCGTGCAGATCAGTTTTACCCGTTACGTTCAAATACAAACGAAGTTAGTGAGTGTGCTATTGCTACTAAATCAATTCAAACTGAAGGTGACACAAATTACTACTACACGCTCCTCGAATTTCATGAGTGGCAAGACGAAAAGTACGTTATCAGTAATGAGCTTTACAAATCTGACAACAGTAACGTTGTTGGAAAGCAAGTTCCACTGTCGATTCTATATCCTGACTTAGCTGAAACAGTCACACTAGAAGGCTTGCAGAGACCGCTTTTTGCATACTTCAGAACGCCTGGAGCTAATAATAAATCGTTAGAGAGCCCATTAGGTGCCGGCATTGTGGATAACTCAAAAGAGATTTTAGATACGATCAATACAACACATGATCAGTTCGCTTGGGAAATTCAGTTAGGGCAGCGGCGTGTTGTTGTGCCGGCAGAATTCCTCAAAACGGATGAGGCACACCCGCCAATGTTCGGCACGGACCAAAACGTATTCGCTGGTGTATACGGTGCTGAGAATATCGGGGTCAAAGATATTACAACACCTATTCGTACAGTTCAATATAAGGACGCTATCAGCCATTTGATTAAAGAGTTCGAGGTGCAGGTTGGTTTGTCAGTGGGTTCGATGAACTATGCTGATGACGGCATTAAAACGGCCACTGAGATTGTTTCTAACAATTCCATGACTTATCAGACACGTTCAAGTTATTTGACTATGGTTGAAAAAGTTATCAATGAGCTTATTCATTCTATATTTGAACTTGCAGGATACGGAGAAATGTTTGAAAGCGAGAAACCGCTATTCTCTATTGAATATGATAGTTATTTAGTAACAGTTAGTTTTGAGGATGGTATATTTGTCGATCGCGATAAACAGTTGGAGAATGACCTAAAAGCTGTTACAGCTGGTGTAATGCCTAAGAAACAGTTTCTCATTCGCAACTACAATCTAAACGAAGATGAATTGGAAGACTGGTTGTCTTCGCTGAAAGAGGAACTGCCGGAAGCAGGATCAAGTGAGCGTCGCAGCCAGGATGCACTTTTTGATTTAGGTGATTAA
- a CDS encoding DUF6275 family protein, which produces MGDKEFIKAAKGAIVRAFNDCKGSLYSALKEEELYVVWLVKALQNNKALISTSRSGDGLYFEVTYNGDKSEMYLDVYKKQENICVPYENNRD; this is translated from the coding sequence ATGGGAGATAAAGAATTTATTAAAGCGGCAAAAGGCGCAATCGTGAGGGCTTTTAATGATTGCAAAGGATCGTTGTATTCGGCATTGAAAGAGGAAGAGCTCTATGTAGTGTGGTTAGTCAAAGCGTTACAAAATAATAAAGCGTTGATATCTACATCTCGAAGTGGTGACGGTCTTTATTTTGAGGTCACTTATAACGGTGATAAGAGCGAAATGTATTTAGATGTGTATAAAAAGCAAGAAAATATTTGTGTGCCATATGAAAATAATCGTGACTGA
- a CDS encoding PBSX family phage terminase large subunit, with protein sequence MAMQAKTKPQIKLTGMINPHFYKMWHTQCPYILMKGGRGSFKSSVISLKLATEMKKHTQAKHKVNVVCMMSQHKYLRDAVYLQIKWALNMLGVANEFRYRMSPLTIIHKRTGSAFYFYGVDDPLKLKSNAIGDIISLWYEEAANFQSSEVFDQTNATFIRQRSEWVDQVKVYYSWNPPKNPYDWVNEWVEKCKELDDHLVDHSTYLDDELGFTESQQLKLIQTYRDNDEDYYKWLYLGEVIGLGTLIYNMTHFNSLDELPEDDYITQICFSIDSGHQISATTCGCYAITKKNNVILLDTYYYSPDGKINKKAPDELAKDLHDFIEKCQAEYNKFAYKITIDSAEGALKNQYYKDFGVAFHPVAKAKKVDMIDYVQNLLAQGRFFYLDTEANKIFIKEHRDYRWDEDTLQSDDPKVIKIDDHTCDQFQYFVKDNLSDLGLKW encoded by the coding sequence ATGGCGATGCAAGCCAAGACGAAGCCTCAGATTAAACTAACTGGAATGATTAACCCTCATTTTTATAAGATGTGGCACACACAGTGCCCGTACATCTTAATGAAAGGCGGACGTGGATCATTTAAGTCGTCAGTAATCAGCTTAAAGCTCGCGACTGAAATGAAGAAACATACGCAAGCAAAGCATAAAGTCAATGTTGTTTGCATGATGAGTCAGCATAAATATTTGCGTGATGCTGTATATTTACAAATCAAGTGGGCTTTAAATATGCTGGGCGTTGCAAATGAGTTCAGATACCGAATGTCACCGTTAACTATTATTCATAAGAGGACCGGATCAGCGTTTTACTTCTATGGCGTCGATGATCCTTTGAAGCTTAAATCTAATGCGATCGGCGATATTATCTCATTGTGGTATGAAGAAGCTGCTAATTTTCAGAGCAGTGAAGTATTTGACCAAACCAACGCTACATTTATTCGTCAGCGTTCTGAATGGGTAGATCAAGTAAAAGTTTACTATTCATGGAATCCTCCTAAGAATCCTTATGACTGGGTAAACGAATGGGTAGAGAAATGCAAAGAATTGGATGATCATTTAGTAGACCATTCAACTTACTTAGATGATGAATTGGGTTTTACCGAATCACAACAATTAAAACTCATTCAAACTTATCGTGACAATGACGAGGACTATTACAAGTGGCTTTATTTAGGCGAAGTAATCGGCCTTGGTACTCTCATATACAATATGACTCATTTTAACTCTTTGGATGAGTTGCCTGAGGATGACTATATTACTCAAATTTGTTTTTCCATTGATAGTGGGCACCAAATATCAGCTACAACGTGCGGCTGTTATGCTATCACTAAAAAGAACAATGTGATTCTATTGGACACGTATTACTATTCACCAGATGGGAAGATAAACAAAAAGGCACCCGATGAATTAGCAAAAGATCTACATGATTTTATTGAAAAGTGCCAGGCGGAATACAATAAGTTCGCTTATAAAATCACGATTGATTCTGCGGAAGGCGCATTAAAAAATCAATATTACAAAGACTTTGGGGTAGCTTTCCACCCCGTTGCAAAAGCAAAGAAAGTTGACATGATTGATTATGTACAAAACTTACTCGCTCAGGGTAGGTTTTTTTATTTGGATACAGAAGCCAACAAAATATTTATTAAAGAGCACAGAGATTATCGATGGGATGAAGATACGTTGCAGTCCGATGACCCAAAAGTTATCAAAATTGATGATCATACATGTGACCAGTTTCAATACTTTGTAAAAGATAATCTCAGTGATCTAGGTCTGAAATGGTAG